From Rhodohalobacter mucosus:
CGAAGGGAACTTCCGGAGGATAAATCCGTGATGTCTGTTCTCAATGTGATGACCGAAATGATAGAATCCGTTGATAACGGAGCGGAGGAAATCGGAATCGGTGTTCCCAGCGTCGTGGATTCGGATGAGGGCATTGTGTACGACGTCCAAAATATCCCCGGCTGGGAAAAAGTACACCTGAAAGACCTTCTGGAAGAGAAAACGGGAAAAAATGTATCCCTAAACAACGATGCAAATTGTTTTGCCCTGGGAGAGTACATGTTTGGGCATGGCAGAGGCAAACAAAACATGATTGGTGTGATCATCGGCACGGGGTTCGCGGGCGGTATTATACTGGACGGCAAAATATATGAAGGCCGTAACTGCGGAGCGGGTGAGTTTGGGATGATTCCCTACAAACAATCGATCCTTGAACACTACTGCAGCGGCCAGTTTTTCAGTCGCCTGGTGGGAGTGCGGGGTGAAGAGGTATACCAAAGGGCCGTAAACAATGATCCCGCATCCAAAAAACTCTTCTTTGAATTCGGCGGCCACGTGGCTGAAGCGATTAAGATAGTACTCTACACGTTTGATCCGGAGCTGATCATAATGGGAGGATCGGTAAGCTCCACCTTTCCGCTGTTCCGGGAGGGGTTTGAAAGTGAATTAAAAAGTTTTGGGTATCCCAACTCGTTAAAAAACGTTGAAATCATGGTTTCCAAAACCGAGCACGTTGCGGTGCTCGGTGCAGCGGCCTTGTGTGCCAGCAGCAATGTAAACGTCAATAAAACAGAAAAATGACTCTTCGCTTATTCAATTTCATGTTCATTCTGCTTGTTGCTGCACTGCTTGGAAGCTGCAGCAGCTCCATGGCACAGGATGGCAGCGTTACCGTAACGGTTCAGCATGCGGAACCGGGCATCCCCGTTAAATTCGGGCTGCCGTTTCCAAAAGGGGCATTACAATCACCCGACCATGTGCGCGTACTGAATGCAAGGGGAGAGGAGATCGCCTCGCAAAAAACGGAAGTGACGACATGGGAACCTGCGGATACAAGCATTAAGTGGCTTTGGGTTTTCTTCTTTGCAGATGAATCCGAAGAGTATACGGTTGAGTACGGAGACAGCGTGCGTCAGAGTGTATTTACGGAGAACCCGATCATTTTTAAGAACAATCAGCGCGAAAGCGGATTTGCAGAGATCAATACCGGCACGCTGCATATCAGGGTCAATAAACGCAATGAATCCGGTTTCATCGACAGGGTGCAGTTCAACAGCGAAATGAACGGTTTTGATGAAGAGCACACCATTCTAACCGGTATTGCGGGACGAGGCACGTTTCTTGACCTTCTTGACGATGCGGGCGTGGATACATCAAAAGCTGTGGTTCATCAGCATTTTATTGAGAAAGGATCCGGCCCCATGCATGCCATCCTGAGGGTGGAAGGCGAATACGAATACGAACGCGAGGGACATGAAAATGCTCCGTTTGTAACCTACCTGCACGCGTATGCCGGCAAATCTTATGTAAAAATACTCCATACGGTTACCTATACCGGCAAACCTGATAAAAGCAGTCCGCTGTATGGCCGGCAGCATGAGGATATCGGAACGCAAACTGAAAAGCTTGTGGATGAGGAAGTACGCAGCCGTGATCCGGGTCTTACGCAACCCAATGACCGGATCCGTTCTATGGGTTTTGGACTTCAATATCATCTTGAAGAGAATCAACAAATAACCACATCCCTGCTCGATGGAGACTGGTGGGAAGAAGGGGAGGCTAGATTATTTGAATATTCACTCGGTGAAGGAGAGAAAGCATCTCTGTTTCAAACCGGCCCGGATCCCAAAGGAATTCCCCCTGTTGCCAATTCCGGTGCGGATACCCGTATCGATGAAGGTTTTGTAGCCAGGGTTTCCGCAGGAGATGTTGTGACAGAGTCAGAAAAATCGGAAGGATGGATATCGCTGACCGATGGAAGGCGCAGCATCAGCATCGGAATGCGCAATATGATTGTTGAGTATCCGAATGAACTGGCAGTCAATTCCGCAAGAAACCTGTTACACGCTTACTCCTGGTCACCCAATGAGATTCCAATGGGTTTTGAACGTGCCGATACGGAGCCTGATGGAGGCATGGTGGGTAATTTTGCCCAGGGCCTTACCAAAACCACCGAAATGGCAATCAGCTTCCACGACGGAGAGGCTGATGAAGCTGCAATCCGTACCTCGCTGAACCTGGTTTTAAATCCCCCTGTAGCCCATGCGGGTGCCGATTGGTATAGCGATTCAGGTGTTTATGGTACATTTGCGGGCACAGATCACAATTTTCAGGGTCTGGAGCGCAGCGTGGAATATAAAATGAAATGGATGCTCTTTAATCGCGACTGGGAGCCATGGTACGGTACATTCGATTACGGTGATGTGAAAAATTATTTCTTCAATTATGAATGGTATCAGTGGGCCAACAACGAACCCGCACAGGATTTTCAGTGGTGGTTCAATTTCATGAGGAGCGGAAATCCGGAATATTACGATATGGCCAGGGATGCCAGCCGGCATACAATGGATGTGGACAATACGCACTGGCCCGTACCCCGCGATTATCGGGGTGACACCAACCGTTCCCTCGATTGGTTTGACCACGCGGCCCAGGATGAAATCTGGCCCTATGTGGGCATGGGCCGCCGCCATGCAGGGCAGCAGTGGATCTCCATGCTCTCCGCACACGTCTGGGTTCCGGGCTGGATTGCTTCCTACTACCTGGACGGGTACCACCGCGGACTGGATGTTGCCAAACTTACCGGCGACTACTACGTAAGGAGAATATTTGGTGGCCACGGACTCACAGGCCGAAGGCTCTACCTGTCAATCTGGAATCTGGCTGAACTGTACGACGCCACCAAGGATTATGATTATGGTAAGGAGCTGGACGACCGGGTAAATATCTTTTTGAAACTGCAGCGAGAACAGGGAGGCAGGGCCAATATCGACCGGTACGGATATTCGCAAAACTACATCTCACACGGGCTTTCCAAATACCTTCAGATGAGGGATCGTCCGGACGTGGAACGCGCATTGGTAACTCATGCCAGAAGCATGTACTACAATCCGCCGCTTGATCATGATATGGAGTCCTATCTCTCAAGCATTCATATGCTGTTGGTTGGGTATGACCTCACCGGCGAAGAGAACTATCTGCTGGAAGCCTGCAGTCGTTCAGGTCATCTGGTTATGGATGAACTGCCGCAGCCGTTTGAATCCTATTCAACCCAGCGTGACCTTGCTGATGCGCTCGAGGGCGCAAGCAATCTGCCAGGACAGGGTGAAGGCCCGTCTTTTCGTGGTGGCAGCCCGATATGGACATTTACCGGCGGGCTGCGCATTTATGGCTGGACTCATGCCTTCAATGTAGCCTACACCATAGATCGCCTCAAACAGCGGGCCAATACATCGGGGCTGGATTGTGCAGTCAGGTGAGGCAGAAGACAGAAGGCAGAAGGCAGAAGTGAAAAGGCAGAAGTGAAAAGGGAGTAATGAAAGGGACACGGGGTGGATCTGATTGGAGATTGGAGGGTGGAGATCTTTGATTTAGATTTTACCCTGCACCCTGCACCCTGCACCCTGCACCCTGCACCCTGCACCCTGCACCCTGCACCCTGCACCCTGCACCCCTTGGTCAACGAAGCTTATGCGTAGTTGACTGCTGCGTGCAGTTCACTTCGTGGGAATTGCCTGCGGCTCGGAGTTCAGTCCCGAGACTTTGGGATAGACTTTATACTCTTTTCAAAGTCAGGATGTATGTACCGGGGTTTCCTCATAAAGAAAAGCCATCCTGCTCGCGCAAAATGGCTTTTGTAGGCAACGTATCTGAGAGTTAGTCTATCATGACCCCAGAAATTGTTCGCCCGGCTCAGGGATCACAACATCCGTATCGCAGTACTCATTGGTGAACGATTTAAAATCTTCGGGTTTGCCCGTCAATACCGGAAAAGTACCGTAATGAATGGGAACAGCCATGGTTGCTCCAATCATTTCACAGCAGATCGCCGCCTCCTGTGGTCCCATCGTGTAATGATCACCGATAGGAACGGCTGCAACATGCGGTTGATAGATCTCACCGTAAATCTCAAGGTCAGAAAAGATATTGGTGTCGCCCAGATGGTAGAAACAGATGTCATCTTCAAAAGAGACAACCAGTCCGCCTGCTTCACCCGCATATTCACCATCGAATGAGGATGAGTGGTTGGCGCTGACCAGTGTTACGGAAAAATCATCAAAGTGTACGGTTCCGCCCTTGTTAAACTCTATGCGCTGGTCATCTTTCAGCCCCCTGTTTTTGAGCAGGTTTGAGAGTTCAACCTGAGCTACGACTGTGCATCCTGTTTCAGATGCCAGTTCGAGGGTGTCGCCTACGTGATCTTCATGCCCGTGAGTAAGAAGAATATAATCCACGTCATCCGGATGTTTGAATTGCTCGGGTGTAGACGGATTCTGTGATAAAAACGGATCAATATAAATAACACTTCCCGCAGGTGATTCCAATCGAAATGCAGAGTGTCCCATCCACCATGCTTTTATCTTTGTATCCATAAAATTATTTTGATTTAGTTGCTGTTTATTCAGTATAAGGTAAACAAAAGGCAGTCTGAATTCGTTGATAATCAGGCTAATCCATCAGATCTATTACGATTGCGGACAAATGCTCGCTAAAGGATTACCCGATGTATCAGCGCATGTATCGATCATCATACCGGAAGTTTATTATTTATGATGAATTTCCCATACAGATTGCTTAAAGTGGTAGAAGAAACCTTAAAAAAATAATCACCCTGTCGGTAAAATGCGGGCGGGAATGGCTGATGGACTCATTAATGGTTTACATTTTTTCTTTGTTCATAGTGTTCCATTTGAGTCAGTCCGTTACGTTTAGATCACCTTATTTCAGATTGAAAACAGAATTAAAATATGATAAATGATATGCCACACCGAATAAAACTGGATCCGGGTTCTCCACATAAGAAAAAAATTTTTGAACTCACGGATGTACTGCTCGACGGAGGAGTGGCAGTTATTCCAACCGACAGCCAATATGCACTGGTGTGCGACTACCAAAACAAGAAAGGAATAGACCGGATCAGGAAGATTCGGCGAATGGACAAGAAAAGCCACCTTACGGTAATGTGCCAAAGCTTGCAGCATGTATCTACCTTTGCAACGTTGACAGACGATAATTTTAAACTCATCAAGCGACTCATTCCGGGCCCTTTCACCTTTATTTTGCCGGCTACCCGCGAGGTGCCAAGGCTTCTTACTCACCCGAAGAAACGAACCGTGGGAATACGCGTGCCCGACCATCCCATATGCCTTGATTTAATTGATGAACTGGGGCATCCCGTACTTGCAACCACGGCCAAAATTCCCGGGATTGAACATGCCAATCCGGAAGACGGTGACCGGGAGCTATTTCTGAGCCGCTTTGATAATATTGTGGATGTGGTTGTAGACGACCAGGAAGAGCTGCCAGCCGTCGAGACAACCATTCTCGACCTTACCGGCAGTACACCCGAACTTCTGCGAAGAGGGCTTGGCCTGGAGAAGCTGGACGAAGCGCTGGCCCTGGAAGGGATGGAACTGAATGACGGGGTGCCCGTATGAGAATTGCGATTAACACCGGAGGAGGCGATGCACCCGGATTGAATGCGGCGATACGCTCAGCAACCCTATCGGCACTGCGAAGGGGCTGGGAAGTGATGGGTATTATGAATGGATACGGGTCTATCTACACCGAACATCCATTTAAGAAACTTACCTACGACAGTGTAAGAGGAATTACCATGATGGGCGGTACCATTCTGGGATCGGCCAACAAGGCAAACCCTTTTGAGGTGCCTGTCACAAAAAAAGATGGTTCGGTTGAGCTCGAAGACCGTTCGGATGCCGTTGTAGAGGAGTTTGAAAAGTACAGTATCGACGCGCTGGTGGCCATAGGAGGAGACGGTTCTATGCACATCGCCCATCGGCTGTCACAAAAGGGTCTAAACGTAGTAGGCGTACCCAAAACCATAGATAATGACATTTGGGGATGCGATGTTTCATTGGGCTTTGATACGGCGGTAACCACCGCAACCGAGGCCATCGACAGAATCAGAACAACTGCACAGTCTCATCAGCGCATTATGATCGTGGAGGTGATGGGGCGATATGCAGGATGGATAGCACTTCATTCGGGACTCTCTGCGTCGGCAGACGCCATTCTGATTCCTGAGATCAGGTTTAATGTCGACGCCATAGCTGAGAAAGTGATGGAACGGCAGCGGAAGGGAGACACCTACTCCATTATTGTAGCGGCCGAAGGGGCCGTTGAAGAGGACGGTCATAGATTTGTTAAAGGTAAAGAGCCCGGACAATCGGAGCAGCTTGGCGGCATTGGGGAGTACCTGGAGGATGTTTTAAGCGAAAAAACCGGCAAAGAGTCCAGATCACTGGTATTGGGACACCTTCAGAGAGGCGGCACACCGTCAACGTACGACCGGCTGATTTCTCTTCGCTTTGGAGCAGCAGCCATCCGTGCGCTGGATGAAAAGGATTTTAACCGCATGATTGTAATGCAGCAAAACAGCATAAAGCGCATACCGCTTGAGGATGTAGCAGGAAAGGTCAAAAACGTACCGTTAGACAGCGATACCATTCTTACTGCAAAAGAGATCGGCATATGCCTGGGTAATTCAAAGTGAGTTTTTTTGACCGGTTAAGAGCATTATCGGGAGATGAGCAGGACGCATCATCTCAGTGGGTTCATCTGTCAGAATTCAGCGATCTGAAAGAGCATGTAAATGGATCCGGAAAACCGGTTCTGATCTACAAACACAGCGACCGCTGCGCAACCTGTTTTATGACAAGAAGAGCCGTTGAACAGGTTATGGCAAACTATTCTGAGAGTGTACATTTTGTTTATGTTGATGTGATTCGTAACCGGGAACTTTCATCAGAAATTGCGCGTAAAACCTCCATACGCCACGAATCACCCCAGGTAATCATTCTGAAGAACGATGAGGCCGTCTTCAGTACTTCACACGGACGCATCCGTCAGGATATCCTGAACGAAGAGATAGAAAAGCAACTCCCCGGATAAACCGTACTAATTTTTTAACGAACTATTTTGTTGAAGAGACTGACCTACCTGACCCTGCTTGCTATCATATTGCTGGTGACCGGCTGTATGAATTCAGAGCGATCCGAACTGCCAGAAAGCCTCCGCGACCGTGATCCGCTTACAGTACTCAACGGCGGGAATGAAACCGGCCGGATTTCGCTGCAGCGGGATATTGCGTTTAAAGACTCGCTTCTTCTCGATCGCGTGAACGGTGTGGCGGTCGATGAATCAGGAGCCGTTCTGATTGCAGGTGAAGCCTGGGAGAGAAGGGAAGTTTACAGGTTCGAAACAGATGGAACCAGAACCGGAACATTTGGCGGATACGGCCGGGATGAAGGAGAGTTTCTTCAAATTGACAACATTCAGTTTTCAGGCGGAAGGCTTCATGTTTATGACGGTAAATCTGAGAGGATTACCGTACTGGATGCAGAGCGCGGTGAATTGACCCATTCATTAAGCGTGCGTTCTGAACAATACAGGGACTCGGTATCTGCACGTCATACGGTTGTAACACCGATTCACAGATATGAAAACGGAACCTATTTAATTGGTTTCAAAGATTCACGCAATCCGGCGTTTTTCCCGGAAAGAGAGGTGGTTTATGCAACGGTCAGCAGAACAGGTGAGCTACTGGCAGACTCTGTTCTGATCCAATCCGATAGCCGGTACCTGGTTGGCGATTATGCCGGAAAGCCCGCTGCATTTATGCTTGAGCGTCCGGTTCGCCCACTGTTGGCGGCCGACAGAACAGGCCGCATTGTTAGTGCAAATACCTCCGACTTTATTCTGGAAAAGCATGATCCGGAATATGGCCTGTTGAATACGATTTATCACCGATACGAACGTGCCCCGCTTGATAAGGAAGAGATCGTTGACGGTCAATTCAGTCACAATGAGCAGATTCTGAGAGTACGTCAGACGGCTGAATATCCGGAGAGATGGCCGGCTCTTTATTCCATGGTGAGTGACGACGGGGGGAGAATATGGGTGTCAGCGATTACAGAAAAGAGGCATGAATTCAAGTGGTATGTGATCCATTCTGACGGGCGTCATTCAACATTTCTTTGGCCTTCCGAAAGAAAAATTGTTCATGTGGAGGGAGGCTATGCCTATGTAGTCGAGAATGACGAAAACGGATTTGAGGATGTGGTCAGATATATTATACGGGAAGAAGGTTCTGCAGAATGACGTGTCAATGAAAAATTAAGAACACTTCGTGATTCAGATGATAGAATATGAACCCAAATAAGGCCTTTCAAAAGGGCTGGTTAATTAACGAACTCTGGTATCAAACCGGCGATTTATAACAAACACCATCACCCGTAATTCCAGGTAACCCCGCGGCCGATTTCCGGATCGGGGAACTCCCAGCTCACCGCTCCCTGGTCGCAGGCATACATGCATGTTCCACACTCAATACAATCTTCTACCTGAAAATGGACCTTGCCCTGGTCGTCCATGGTATAACAATTGGCCGGACAGACGTACGTAGTGCACTTGTGCGGGCAGGTGGAGTTGCAAATGTCCGTTTCAACCGTGATATGCGGTTTAATCTCCGATTTAGCCTGATTGCGGTAGCTCACCAAACCAAGCCGTTCCTGAAGTGATAAAAGCTTCATTCTAAATGATTATTGATTATTTATTATTGATTATTGGATATCCTCAGTCAAAATTAACCACTGACCACTGACCACTGACAAAATCCTCCTGCTAAAGCGCCTTCGCGCCTTTGGCTCCCAATTTAATCAGATCCCAATAGGAAGAGTGCCGTTTGATGGCTCCCCTGAGCATATCTTTTGATTTGGGAGTGGGCTCATTTTTAATGGTGAAAAACTGACGGCCGAAATCACAGATCAGGTTGGGAACGTCATGCTGCATTGTGGGTGTGTGCAGCAGGTGTACCGCATCCTGAAACCCGTTGATATCCTTCATGACGTAACTGTCGTCAAGTGCCTTGCGGTACCCGCTTAACGTGGCAGACGTGAAATCATTTTTCTCTTTTGCTTTCACGATGGTTTCGGCTGCAAGAATACCCGACCTCATGGCATAATCCATGCCTTGTATGGCTTTGCCGGCATTCATCAGCAGGTTTGCCGATTCACCGGCCAGAAGAACTCCGTCTTTATAGAGCTCTTTCGGCATAGCGCGTTTGTCGCCGGAAGAGACTACGTGAGCCGTATATTCTACAATCTCACCGCCTCGTATGATATCTGCAATTGCGGGATGCGACTTGAAATGATTCAGTACATCATGAGGACTCTTATTCTTTTCGCGCATATCCTTGATTCCGAGTACCAGTCCCAGGGATATGGTGTCGCGATTGGTGTACAAGAAACCTCCGCCTTCCACACCGTCGGTTGCCCACCCCACAAACTCATTGCTCATCCCGCTCAATCCGTTGAGCTGAAACCTGTCTTCCAGCTCCTTCTGATCGAAACGGATAATCTCCTTGATTCCGGTTAGCATATGATCGGCCGGCACGTATTGGGTCTGTAAACCCACCTGCCGGGTGAGAAGGTTATTCACCCCTTCCGCAATAATTACAGAATCTGCAAAAAATTCATCCTCTCCCGTTTTGATCCCCACCGCTTTGTCATCCTTCATAATTATCTGATCTACCAGAATATTGGTAGCGATAAAGGAGTCCATGGCGTAGTCGCTGGCATCGATAGCGTCCTGTACCTTATCGGCAAGCCAGCGGTCAAACTTGGAGCGCAGAACCACAACTCCGGAGTAGGGGGGCTCATTAAAATGAGAGGATTTGAAATCCAGTGAAAAAGTTGACTCTTCATCCATGAAGGTCAGCCGCCTGTGGTTGATAAAGCGCTCCCAGCCGGCCTCTTTCTCCTCCCAGTAGTCCGGAACCAGTTTAGCGAGGTCATGCCCCCACAGCACACCACCCGAAACGTTCTTGGAGCCTGCAAATTCGCCGCGTTCAATCAGCAGAAATTTCATATTGCTGCGTGCCAGAACCATTGCTGCAGCCAAACCGGCTACACCTGCTCCTACGATAATACAGTCAAACTTTTCGTCCATAAACAGTTATTTATTTAAAAGGCAAAAGGTCCCGATTCCCCGGGAGTAAAAGGCAAAAAGCTTCTCACTTTTCACTTTTCACTTTCTTCAATTCTTCAATAAAGGGAGGGAGTACCTTGTAGAGATCACCCACCAATCCGTAGTCCGCAATGTCAAA
This genomic window contains:
- a CDS encoding ROK family protein — protein: MTQHAPIIGIDLGATNIRVGLVEDGRLNALERRELPEDKSVMSVLNVMTEMIESVDNGAEEIGIGVPSVVDSDEGIVYDVQNIPGWEKVHLKDLLEEKTGKNVSLNNDANCFALGEYMFGHGRGKQNMIGVIIGTGFAGGIILDGKIYEGRNCGAGEFGMIPYKQSILEHYCSGQFFSRLVGVRGEEVYQRAVNNDPASKKLFFEFGGHVAEAIKIVLYTFDPELIIMGGSVSSTFPLFREGFESELKSFGYPNSLKNVEIMVSKTEHVAVLGAAALCASSNVNVNKTEK
- a CDS encoding metal-dependent hydrolase translates to MDTKIKAWWMGHSAFRLESPAGSVIYIDPFLSQNPSTPEQFKHPDDVDYILLTHGHEDHVGDTLELASETGCTVVAQVELSNLLKNRGLKDDQRIEFNKGGTVHFDDFSVTLVSANHSSSFDGEYAGEAGGLVVSFEDDICFYHLGDTNIFSDLEIYGEIYQPHVAAVPIGDHYTMGPQEAAICCEMIGATMAVPIHYGTFPVLTGKPEDFKSFTNEYCDTDVVIPEPGEQFLGS
- a CDS encoding L-threonylcarbamoyladenylate synthase, translated to MPHRIKLDPGSPHKKKIFELTDVLLDGGVAVIPTDSQYALVCDYQNKKGIDRIRKIRRMDKKSHLTVMCQSLQHVSTFATLTDDNFKLIKRLIPGPFTFILPATREVPRLLTHPKKRTVGIRVPDHPICLDLIDELGHPVLATTAKIPGIEHANPEDGDRELFLSRFDNIVDVVVDDQEELPAVETTILDLTGSTPELLRRGLGLEKLDEALALEGMELNDGVPV
- a CDS encoding 6-phosphofructokinase, whose amino-acid sequence is MRIAINTGGGDAPGLNAAIRSATLSALRRGWEVMGIMNGYGSIYTEHPFKKLTYDSVRGITMMGGTILGSANKANPFEVPVTKKDGSVELEDRSDAVVEEFEKYSIDALVAIGGDGSMHIAHRLSQKGLNVVGVPKTIDNDIWGCDVSLGFDTAVTTATEAIDRIRTTAQSHQRIMIVEVMGRYAGWIALHSGLSASADAILIPEIRFNVDAIAEKVMERQRKGDTYSIIVAAEGAVEEDGHRFVKGKEPGQSEQLGGIGEYLEDVLSEKTGKESRSLVLGHLQRGGTPSTYDRLISLRFGAAAIRALDEKDFNRMIVMQQNSIKRIPLEDVAGKVKNVPLDSDTILTAKEIGICLGNSK
- the ytxJ gene encoding bacillithiol system redox-active protein YtxJ → MSFFDRLRALSGDEQDASSQWVHLSEFSDLKEHVNGSGKPVLIYKHSDRCATCFMTRRAVEQVMANYSESVHFVYVDVIRNRELSSEIARKTSIRHESPQVIILKNDEAVFSTSHGRIRQDILNEEIEKQLPG
- a CDS encoding ferredoxin family protein; translation: MKLLSLQERLGLVSYRNQAKSEIKPHITVETDICNSTCPHKCTTYVCPANCYTMDDQGKVHFQVEDCIECGTCMYACDQGAVSWEFPDPEIGRGVTWNYG
- a CDS encoding FAD-dependent oxidoreductase, with translation MDEKFDCIIVGAGVAGLAAAMVLARSNMKFLLIERGEFAGSKNVSGGVLWGHDLAKLVPDYWEEKEAGWERFINHRRLTFMDEESTFSLDFKSSHFNEPPYSGVVVLRSKFDRWLADKVQDAIDASDYAMDSFIATNILVDQIIMKDDKAVGIKTGEDEFFADSVIIAEGVNNLLTRQVGLQTQYVPADHMLTGIKEIIRFDQKELEDRFQLNGLSGMSNEFVGWATDGVEGGGFLYTNRDTISLGLVLGIKDMREKNKSPHDVLNHFKSHPAIADIIRGGEIVEYTAHVVSSGDKRAMPKELYKDGVLLAGESANLLMNAGKAIQGMDYAMRSGILAAETIVKAKEKNDFTSATLSGYRKALDDSYVMKDINGFQDAVHLLHTPTMQHDVPNLICDFGRQFFTIKNEPTPKSKDMLRGAIKRHSSYWDLIKLGAKGAKAL